A window of the Campylobacter massiliensis genome harbors these coding sequences:
- a CDS encoding class I SAM-dependent methyltransferase: protein MYFDRHFSLITGYRFLLKDVIKYVATIDSFFDSKYKILDIGCGKKPYKKLLKKSDYIGLDVCECEYANPDIICSSENIPCENDSFDAIMTVFVLDDSFYIKKTFYEISRVLKDGGYYFALEAQNASIHNPPFDFFRFAPNAMIKLAKEVNLELIRYDTYGGDFANVGFCFISIIRNTLSSLRIEPFLGPIFYLPINVIFRLLDLIGRLKIFRNKYKNNSLGYFYVFKKVENA from the coding sequence ATGTATTTTGACAGACATTTTTCTTTGATTACCGGATATAGATTCTTGTTAAAAGACGTTATAAAATATGTAGCGACAATAGATTCTTTTTTTGATTCTAAGTATAAAATTTTAGATATAGGTTGCGGAAAAAAACCATATAAGAAATTACTAAAAAAATCTGATTACATAGGTCTTGATGTGTGTGAATGCGAATATGCAAATCCGGACATAATATGTAGCTCTGAAAATATCCCTTGCGAGAATGATAGTTTTGATGCGATTATGACGGTTTTTGTTTTAGATGATTCTTTTTATATTAAGAAGACTTTTTATGAAATTTCAAGAGTGCTTAAAGATGGTGGGTATTATTTTGCTCTTGAAGCGCAAAATGCAAGCATACATAATCCCCCCTTTGATTTTTTTAGATTTGCTCCAAATGCCATGATTAAGCTAGCAAAAGAAGTGAATTTAGAACTTATAAGATATGATACGTATGGCGGAGATTTTGCAAACGTAGGCTTTTGCTTTATATCAATTATACGAAATACACTAAGTAGTCTCAGGATAGAACCCTTTTTGGGTCCTATATTTTACTTGCCGATAAACGTAATTTTTAGACTTTTAGATCTAATAGGTAGATTAAAGATATTTAGAAACAAATATAAAAATAATTCCTTGGGGTATTTCTATGTTTTTAAGAAAGTAGAGAATGCTTAA